A segment of the Diachasmimorpha longicaudata isolate KC_UGA_2023 chromosome 5, iyDiaLong2, whole genome shotgun sequence genome:
TTGTTTCGCTTTATGAAAGTCACTAGAGGTACGGTTGTGAAATCATGATCGTCACTAGGAAGTTCTGCTGATGTTGaggagaagttgatatttatcGTCGAAATAAATTTCGCAGCGGCTGATGAAGTCGTAACTGTCGAAGGAGTTGTTGTAGGCGATATATTGAAAGTCGATTTATGTGCGGGGGATGAAGGGTCGGGGTGAACCGTCCCATCGTTTGTCATTCGCTGGCAAATGTATTCCCGTCGTCTATCGCAGGGAAACTCGATGAACGCCGGGTTCTCCCAGTGGTGCCAGTCAAATAGGAGACAACCCCGAACTGacgaattatttatgattttttgcgGCTCACGCCACAGAATTGTCTTCGATATCTCCTCGTTTGTGGATATCCATCGCCAGGTAATGCCACGGGTCTTGTTTTTTGCGTAGCCACCGATCCACGCACTCTCGATAGCATCTGAAATGTCACAAATGATAGTCGATCACTgtgggaaatatttataaaggTGCTTAACGTCTTAATTTAAGTCCAATTACCGGGTCGATTTCTCATCATAATTTGAGCAAGCCTCTTCGCCTCATCCATCTCTCGGACCTCGGCGATTTCCGTACCCTCTTTTTCACATTGAAGTACAGCTTCTGGCCAAGTCTTCCTCTCTTTGAAGAGCCAGTACTCATGATTTCCGAATTTACAGACCAATGCTCTTCGATTTCCTCCAGTAGCCACAAAATTTTCGTCTTCTTCGCTACCAATGAGACTCAGACACTCgggaataattataaaaatgaacaataaattcatttatgaCGGAACGCAAAAGTTCGTTCTTCTCATTGCAAAATGTCCCCGGAAAATGATTAGCAATCCCATTAATTTTGTGATGAAAACCATTTCCCTTATCGCAAAGTAATATTCTTATTGAAAAAGTCATAATCAACAACCAATTGTCAGGAATTATAGCAGAGATTAAAGGGGAGATTGCTGATTTTTATATATGGAGCGGCTTCAAGCCTTTAGCCGCACAATTTTGTAGTGGGCGATTATTGTCCCCCTTACGGAAATTCCTAGTAATGCCAACTTCAGTTTCTTAACCTTCAAAATTTTGCTGGACTTTTggcaaacaaaatatttttgtacacattttgaataaattacaaggactaattaaaaatgattgaatgtTCAATGCTTAATTTTTAATCCACGGTTTAAAAAGATTAGAAGAAATTAATCACCTCTAAAGTTGTACAATGGtttgaatagaaaattaattgtgtagaataagtgaatattttttttccttcagaaCGTTTGTGTACTTcaagaaattatttgaattgataaagtaataaattgaaaattttttaacaaaatgaaagaaaCGTCGAATTCTGTGACAGAAAACAACGAGTGTGTTCTTGGAAATGGAGAGGTAGCTTTTATATTTGTATTCTTTCTTCACTGTAGTGGTTAAGCATAACACGAGGgactattttttaatattttttcgataCTGCATAGTCTGGTTAATGATAAAGTCtcaaaataaatgtaaaaactCTTTCGCGCCccagtttattttttattctgttaaAAATAGTTCAAAAACAATGGCAAAATCACATTATCACTTTTCTAAGATCATTTAGCTACAGATACACtggttttttttcatacagACATCACCGAGTGAGGAGACTTCTGGCAAACGAAAGCTACGTTCCTGGTTGAATCGActgttgagaataaaaatgactGATGGAAGGGTCCTTACAGGTGCGTTCTTATGCACTGATCGAGATGCTAACGTTATTCTCGGTTCATGCGAGGAATTTCTCTCCGAGGATCACACAGAAGCGAGGGCACTGGGGCTCGTGATGGTGCCAGGTCGTCACATCGTCTCAATTCATCTCGATCCCTGGtggattgaaaatgaaaaaacatccTAAAGATCAAACTTTGTAAAGAAACTGTGTAATTAGAGCAAATGAACagattttattcaatattttgcaAATGTTCTTCAAGGCAAAAGCTTAACGAAAGAATGTCAGGAAAATGATttcaactttgaaaatttttcgcagaaaatattttccaacattTCTCGACAAAGCTTATCCCTTCGAGGCCATTTGAAACATTACTTTTTTATGTAGAATTTATTGTTCATCATTTCAGTACTGAATGACAAGTCATCCCTCGCTATGTACAAATCGTTCACTTCTAGTCCAAATCCAACTCTTCCGGCACATTCGCACTGTCTGAACTCCTGGACTTCTCTCTCGTTTCACCTTGAAGCAATAGGatacaaaaaaattggagaaacgcttggaaaataaatatcatttatatgcacaattgaaaatataatttggtTTTCAAGAAACAGTAGTATTCTTACCTTGTCTTACACATTGTTCTTGGATTTTGTAGTACTCTGTCTCCAGTTTTTTGTTGTCACAAACCTCTCTCTCCTTTTGTTTCTGTGCATCTTCCATCCTTTCAGACAACGAAATTGATAGATTATCCATTCCAGCGAGAAAACTTACGTTCGTCACCGCTTTTGCCATTTCCTGGACGTATTCCATGTACCCTAGGAGTCGCTAAAAGTCATCACAATATTTAAAAACTCGTTGCCATgcgaattttttggaaatttttacaaGACTTACAGTCAAAACTTCTTTCTTGCTCTCCATCTCCAGCCTAACTTCGATAATTAAATCTTGATGTTCATCACTGATCTCGGTAATCATTGTCTCCTCCATCAGATTGATCAGTTGCCCCAAGAGTTCCCTGGGATCAATCTTCAATAAATTCTTAATCATCAATGATCCATCTTTCATTACTCATTGAATCTTACCTGTACTCATTGCTAGTGATCTCAATAGCTGAATATGTGACAGTAAGTGCCTGGCTGGCACTATTAACTGCCTCAATGCTAGACTGTTTTATGAGATAATCGAATGACAGTTTTTCAAAGTCCTTCACCTGAAACTTAACGCGCTGCTCCTCTTTCAAACCGCTAGTTTCAAAACCCTCGCATTTTGCAAATATTCCGATTCCCACCTAGccaacaataaacaaaaagtAAGGTTAAGCCAACTAAAATGTCTTCAAAGATTTGTCTCACCATGGTTACCCCTCTCATCTTACAGAGACTCCTCATTGCATATCTAAATGCCATCTCAATCCTCTAATAATCATCAAAGACTGTTTATAACTGATTAGAAAGATCAAATCAACAGTCACACCACTTCATAAAGGCTCATTTACCGGAAGTCAACCGAACCAAACCTCACCTCATCGCCTTCCTCTCTCTCCAATATTCCCATTGGCCAATCGCCACCTCTCTCCGACCACAATCCTCCAAATAGTAACATTTGTGGGTGTAAAAAGTCCCCACACGTCTGCAAAAACGGGAAGAATTGGAAAACTAAATacctaaaataataaaaaagagagagagagatcctCAAAACTCCCTTCCAATTAAAAAACGAATCATTGTTCGAATCATGTCCTAATTACACATAAAGTCACTCCAATCTACTCATCAGTCTCATCACAACTGGTCACTACGATAAATAAGAACGAGGGGCAGCTCAAGGAACCAAGAGTACAGAACAGACTAGAAATAAGACGATGCATTGTCTTAATTGTGTATTTTCGTACTGTCTGGCTACATTAGACGTTCAGTAAAACAAGTTTTTTCAGTCTCTGGAGACATGATTGTTACTGTCGAGTGAAGGTGTGCTCCAGTGGTGGATTGAACAGtgaaaaaagaagtgatttAATACGGGTTATGGGAAGATGGTGAAGGGGCAATACCGTCACTGGAATGGGTTCGCAATCGCTGCAAATATTGAGACAAGGTGTTTGGGCGAGTTTGACTGGAGGATGGTTCTACGATCCACATTTAGATGTTTTTTGCAACACATTTCATCTTTATACGTGGCTCTTTCTACTCTGTTTGCCATTCACTATTTATCTGGTGGGTTCTGCTATAcaaatgtgttttttttcattattgagtCACGTTCGAAGAATATTGCTTCGTGCAGAGACATTAGATTTTCTAGCTTCCAGAACCAAGTCACTAAGTTAGATGAGGAATGGAAGGCTCCTTATtgctaataaattttcctgcTAAAAATTCTACACTGTCTTCGAAATTGAAGAATGTTGACCTCCTGGAGATGATGATACAGATCAGTCGTCAttgattcataaaaatatttatgagtTAAATGTTTAACTCGTAAAACTTTTCAGCGATAGAGTTCAACTTTTTTCTGAACATGGGGCCTATTCTGATACGTTTAATGCTCATGAGTAATCTGCAATTTTTCTTCCCTCCAGTTTTTTCCACCAACTTTCTACGTATGGCTCGCTTACTGTGTCTCCATCGTCACTCTCTTTGGCACGATAAAATGTGTGAATCATGCTCTACATTGTGTTTACGATACCAGCGAGTGTCTCGAGGAGCCAGGACCAGCTGTAAGCCTCAAAAAGTCAGAGAGCGAGAAGCAAAGGGCGGCACGTAGTAAATGCCTTGACAGGTGCCTCGATCAGGCTGACCTTGGGATTGAACTTCAAATTTTAAATggtaaatttgtttttcttttctttctctgtcttttctTTAAGTCAGTGTACGAGGAATTCTTGAGGAGGTTCCTGTGAGGATTCCGAGAACTTTGAGAATTGATAAGACAATTGATGAGGTTCAATAATTcgcatttaataaaaattatctaattcTAATCCCTTAATAACCTCTCCAGGAAAAACCAGCACGCCACCAGTGGAATGTTCCTCAAGAAATTCATACATCGAACAGAATGCAGTGAGTGCTGATGCTGATAGTATAACATCAGAGTACAATCGCGAAAAGCCAAATTCAACGATCGATTTGAAAGTTGAAATACATCGTAAAAATAGTTCAGAGAGTTCTGAAGAGTCCCAGCAATTGAAGACAACTGTGATGAGTGTATATGATGAGGTTGAGTGGCGAAAAAGACGTTTGCAGAGTGGAGGTGTGTGTAGACATGCGTCTGCAGATTCCCACTGTAGACACTCGAAGCAGGGTACCTCCAAGACAGGCTTCGAGGGAAGTAGAATTAAGCAGACAAGTTCGTTGGAGCTGGAGCAACAGCATGGGGAAGATTATCCATATTGGAAGTCCAATCAGAGTGTTAGGAGGCTTGGATCCAATTCTGTGCCAATGGAGACACATCTTATCACTGATTATCCACAGAGTCTTGAACAAATTATATCGAAGACGAATAAAGAGATGGATAAGATTAAAATGCCAACGCATCCACAATCTTTAGAGGTAGTCATACAATGGCGAAGCTTGAATTTCTTCATGACTTATTAAGATAATTATTactcaatttattttgatttcagGTAATTGCTAAAAAATTACACCAACAGCTGGTGCACCCCCAGAGTTTGGAAACAATTGATGCGACTAGTAAAAATGCTAGTCCATCAGATGACAATAATTTGCCACTGCATCCTCAGAGTTTAGAAACAATCAATACGAAAAAAGTAAGTAATTAACTGTTAAAGGTATACATGCAATTAATAAACTGATATTTGATGAGTATTAATAGAAGTCAATCGTTACAGGTATTAAGACAGAATACCCTAAAGCGTAATCAGCTTCAGTTACTCCCATATCCGAGTTATGGTTCGGAAATAGTCCATCCAATAGCTGAACAGAGCGACGAGCAATTTGTAAATGAGAGTGCAGGTGGTTATAGTTTGCGTGACTCCTACAGTCCACTGTTAGCAAGAAAAACGAAAGGAGAGTCCAGTGTACCTCCCAATCGTGATCGTAGTTTAAGTGCTGGTGGGTTTGAGGACAGATTTTCGAGGTTCAATGGAGAAGTGGCTATCGACGATGACTCTGCCAATTCCCGTGAGGCACTTCTCGAGGAGGCCAAGCCAGGATACAAGAGAAGATTTAGCAATGCTAGCCAAAGTAGCCATGAATTGTCGGACAGTGAGAGGCGAAAAGATGTTGCAGATGGTCGAGAAAAGAAATTGGATGATCCCCTAAACGCGGGGAGTATCGTTGGTATTGATTGGCTGTTTGAAAATGGAGACTGTGTCGTGGAGCCTTGGGCAAGCAAAAGTGAGTACTGGGAATTGATTAACATTTGTAAGCGCTTTATGTAAGTGCTGACGTCAGATATTTCTTTAAccagatgaaaaatttcgttGCAATTTATGATTTAGACAATATTCGGTGGAAGAATggtcgaatgattttttttcacatatatcaCGCAGATATtcactgaataattatttgcaAGAGTATAAAAAACGCATTTTTCTGTGAAGGCCTCAATGGGACCGAAGAAATGTTCTGTAAAATCATTCTTGCAAtataaaacatttttctctctctctctctccctctctctctctaaggGGAGATGTGATAAGAGCAGGGAGAAAGCTCATCTAAAGCCAATGTTAATCTCAGGTCAATGCAAATTCAATCAATAGCgcagttatgaaaattagggAATAGTGACTTTCCGCGCCCTTAAAATAAGccccaaaaattattatcaatttctGCTACCCAGTTCATTGGACATTCACGCACTCTGAAGATACCTCCACTTCAGGAAGTCTACAAACAGCTAGTACCGACTGTAAGTCTTCAAAATTAGGAAAACAAAGCCTCGAATAGAGCTATGACAAATTTGTAGGGATTAGGCATCATTAGACCTAGAAATACCAGTACTGAATCTATTtccgtgaaatattttttatttgaatcaaaTGGCAACGAATCGATCGACGGTGTCACCAACTCATTTCACCTCCCTAACAAAGTTGAAGTCGGCCACTTCCTAGTTCCGAAGAAATTATAACGATCCAATATAGACCGTAACGAATCACTGTCCTCGCAGTGTTCAtttgattcaaataaaaaaaattcttagcgCTGTTGTGTTCAACTGACACCCCACATTCTTCTAGATTACCAACAAAAAGACCCAGACTCAGGTTCTTCGAGTACAACCACCCTGAGCATCGACAACGAGGTCAAGAAGACCCTGCTCCCCCAGGCTCCCCCTCTCGAATCAAAGCGTCATCAGGGGGCAATACCGAAGCAAAAGCGTCCGAGATCTCCCAAAGTCACCCGACTCCTCTCCGCCGTGCCATCACCAACGTCCCCTCACGCGGAGCCACGACGCCCCTTGATGCGACAGGATTGCATCCGTCGCGAGCGTCCCGAGCCGAAATTGGAGCCCCCCAATGGCTCGAACCATGAGCTCTCAATGCTCCTCTCAAAATCCGGCCCTAGGAATCAGCGACTGAAGGAAGCGATCCTAAAACTCAACACGGAATATCAGACACAGGCCCCTCAGCCCACGCAGGATATCCCCGGCCCCAGTAGACTTCCCGTTCTCATTCCGCGTAGAAATCGCCCTCGAATATTGAAGAGTAATCACAGAGCGCACCGAGCAGGTCCTCGTTATGGATCTCGCGAGGATTTCGCACCAATAGCCGCCCTGCTCGGTTTGATTTCAAACGGAGAATGTCACCTCGCGACAAATCACAACGACACGACTGAAGGTGCAGTTCATTGCTATCGTGATGATAACGGTCGATGGCTGGCCTACACCTTCGACGAGAAGGGCTCCGGAGTAGCGACATCAGTCCCTATTCCTCCCGGTCCTAGTGACAAGCTTCTCAACACGTTGCTAATGAGACACCAACTTGGAGTTGATCATTATCCACAACTGGATGGGAACCTAGAGCTAGCTGACTCTTTGAGCAACAGCTACAGCAGCCTGTCTCTAAACTCAGCAGGATTAACTGTGATCATTGATACTCCACCTGTATTATCGAGCCCCACAAACAACCAGTCAAAAAGGGGACTTCCTCAAACACCGATGGAATCTGATGTCCTAAGCGCCACTCACTTTGAACTTAGTAAGTTGACAGAGCGGGAGATTTACCGGCTGATGTCAGATCgtgaaaaacggtttgagacATTTTTTGAGACGTTGAGGTCTCATGTAGTAGAGAATCCCAACCCAAGGCCTACCTTCCCTTCTCCGAATCGTTTAGAAACGGACATCAATACTGGTCTGTCTTGGAATCGTTTCATCGATGGATTGGATGGCCCAGCGGAGAAAGCGAAACCCACGAGACATTATTATAAATGGAAGATTGGTAGATTACCGCATATCAAAGTGAGATTCGACAGGCTATCCTTACTTGCGTTGTTAGATAGAAATCTATCAGTTATTGAGACAATAATTTCGACTTTACTGGCTGTATTTGTTGCTGGATTGGGGCTAAGGTTGCTGCAGCAGGGCTTCTACAAAGATATCTTCGCTTTCATCTTTTGTTTTGTAACGGCAGGTTGTCAATACTCGTTACTCAAGTCAGTGCAACCCGACGCGGCTTCTCCAACACATGGTTTCAATAGGATCATCGTCTTCTCAAGACCTGTATATTACATCATCGTTTCGAGTACAATTCTCGTCCTTAATGAAGTGCTAAAAAACTTCAAGACATCTGATTTTCGAGTCTACGGGGTAAGAGTAGCCGACTATGATGTGATAATGCAGATGAGGAACgtgttgatgatttttctgcTGACGTTTCCCATTATTTTCTCGTTGGGCCTGTTTCCCCAGATCAATACCTTCCTGATGTATATATGCGAGCATCTTGATATACATTTGTTCGGTGGCACAGCGACAACCGGGCTCGTATCTTCGGTATACTGCTTAGCTCGGAGTGTTATTACAGTTGCAACACTCTATGGTTTTGCCTACGGTGCCCTGACCGAGCCCAAGTCCTCCCAGCACATTCTGTTCTCCATCTTCGCCGGACTACTAGTCGCTATTTCCTATCATCTCAGCAGATCCTCCTCAGATCCTAGTGTAATCTGGGACATTGTCAAGACGAATCTGTGGCCTCCCGAGATGTACCTCGAAGAAATGGAAGCGAAGATTATAGAGAACACCTCCAGAAGAGAGCCACCAGCTGCTATTTACAAAGAAACCAAAATCAGAACTTCCGGGCGAAAGAAGGATGTTAAAATCAAAGTGGGAGAGCAAATCTCGGATTCTGAATTAGTTGATCCCCTTCCGAAAAAGCTGAGAACAACGGTCAAAGCCAGATTGAAGAACGATCTCATAGTCTGTACTGTTATTGGAGTATTATCCTTCGCGATTCATTCCTCAACAGTTTTCACTGCCCTTCAACCAGAGTTAAACCCTATCCTCTGGGGAATCACCAGTTGCCTGGGTTTCCTCCTTCATTATATAATTCCAGAACTCAGGAAACAGCTTCCTTGGCTGTGTCTCGCTAGACCAGTCCTGAGATCTCACGAGCATGCTCAATTTGAAGTCAAACAACCTGTCAAGATCATGTGGTTTGAGAAAATCTACGTGTGTCTCTGTTTTCTCGAGCGAAACATCCTCTACCCCCTCGTCTTCCTAGGAGCTCTGACAGAAAGTTCTCCACAAATAGTCAAGAAATTCGGCTCGAGTGTAGGGCCCCTGATCATTGTTGTCTGTGGCCTCAAAAGCTTGAGATCGTCCTACGCAGATCCCGCCTCGAGGTACCTCGTCATCGTCTTCGCAGTCCTTTTCTTCCGACGAGATTATGCAGGACTATCAGAAACGTTCCTGGTTGACTACTTCATCACTAGCATAGCCTTCGCAAAAATCTACGAATTGTTGCTGAAGCTGAGATTCGTCCTGACTTACATTGCGCCCTGGCAGGTCACCTGGGGCTCAGCCTTTCACGCTTTCGCCCAGCCTTTCTCAGTCCCTCATTCCGCCATGCTGTTCGTTCAAGCCACAATATCAGCAATCCTCAGTACACCTCTAAATCCCTTGCTAGGAAGCGCAATATTTATCTGCAGCTATGTCAGACCGTTGAAATTTTGGGAACGAGATTACAAGACCAGAAGGGTTGATCACTCGAACACCAGAATGTCCTCGCATTTGGAGAGAAATCTTGGGGCTGACGACAACAATTTGAATTCCATATTCTACGAGCAGTTGACGAGATCTCTCCAGCACAGTCTTTATGGGGATCTGGCCCTCGGGAGATGGGGCAATGTCGAGCAAGGGGACTGCTTCCTGCTGGCATCAGACTACCTGAACTGCCTCGTCCACGTCGTCCAACTGGGGAACGGTCTCGTCACCTTCCAATTGCGAGGGCTGGAGTTCAAAGGAACTTATTGCCAACAGCGAGAGGTCGAAGCGATCTCCGAGAGCATCGAGGAGAATGACAACTGCTGCTGCTGTGAGATGGGTCATTTCTCGAATGTTCTCAGTATGAATGCAGCATTCGGTCAACGCTGGCTAGCTTGGGAGGTAGCTAGTGCCAAATACGTTCTGGAAGGCTACTCCATCTCCGATAATTCCGCGGGGTCGATGCTCCAAGTATTCGACTTCCGAAAGGTCTTGGTTACTTATTACGTGAAGAGTATTGTATTTTATGCGATTAAATCAACAAAGCTTAAACAGTGGCTGGAGAACTCGGACATAATTGAAGCATTGAGGCCAACTCTTGAGAAAAACTTTGTGGATTTAGATCCTGTCTTCAATATGAATATCGATGAGGACTTTGACTTCAGGGCCAGTGGTATCACCAGGAGTAGCTTTTGCAATGTGTATCTCGATTGGATTCAGTTCTGCGCTGTGAAGAG
Coding sequences within it:
- the LOC135162022 gene encoding pecanex-like protein 1 isoform X1: MGSQSLQILRQGVWASLTGGWFYDPHLDVFCNTFHLYTWLFLLCLPFTIYLFFPPTFYVWLAYCVSIVTLFGTIKCVNHALHCVYDTSECLEEPGPAVSLKKSESEKQRAARSKCLDRCLDQADLGIELQILNGKTSTPPVECSSRNSYIEQNAVSADADSITSEYNREKPNSTIDLKVEIHRKNSSESSEESQQLKTTVMSVYDEVEWRKRRLQSGGVCRHASADSHCRHSKQGTSKTGFEGSRIKQTSSLELEQQHGEDYPYWKSNQSVRRLGSNSVPMETHLITDYPQSLEQIISKTNKEMDKIKMPTHPQSLEVIAKKLHQQLVHPQSLETIDATSKNASPSDDNNLPLHPQSLETINTKKVLRQNTLKRNQLQLLPYPSYGSEIVHPIAEQSDEQFVNESAGGYSLRDSYSPLLARKTKGESSVPPNRDRSLSAGGFEDRFSRFNGEVAIDDDSANSREALLEEAKPGYKRRFSNASQSSHELSDSERRKDVADGREKKLDDPLNAGSIVGIDWLFENGDCVVEPWASKIHWTFTHSEDTSTSGSLQTASTDYYQQKDPDSGSSSTTTLSIDNEVKKTLLPQAPPLESKRHQGAIPKQKRPRSPKVTRLLSAVPSPTSPHAEPRRPLMRQDCIRRERPEPKLEPPNGSNHELSMLLSKSGPRNQRLKEAILKLNTEYQTQAPQPTQDIPGPSRLPVLIPRRNRPRILKSNHRAHRAGPRYGSREDFAPIAALLGLISNGECHLATNHNDTTEGAVHCYRDDNGRWLAYTFDEKGSGVATSVPIPPGPSDKLLNTLLMRHQLGVDHYPQLDGNLELADSLSNSYSSLSLNSAGLTVIIDTPPVLSSPTNNQSKRGLPQTPMESDVLSATHFELSKLTEREIYRLMSDREKRFETFFETLRSHVVENPNPRPTFPSPNRLETDINTGLSWNRFIDGLDGPAEKAKPTRHYYKWKIGRLPHIKVRFDRLSLLALLDRNLSVIETIISTLLAVFVAGLGLRLLQQGFYKDIFAFIFCFVTAGCQYSLLKSVQPDAASPTHGFNRIIVFSRPVYYIIVSSTILVLNEVLKNFKTSDFRVYGVRVADYDVIMQMRNVLMIFLLTFPIIFSLGLFPQINTFLMYICEHLDIHLFGGTATTGLVSSVYCLARSVITVATLYGFAYGALTEPKSSQHILFSIFAGLLVAISYHLSRSSSDPSVIWDIVKTNLWPPEMYLEEMEAKIIENTSRREPPAAIYKETKIRTSGRKKDVKIKVGEQISDSELVDPLPKKLRTTVKARLKNDLIVCTVIGVLSFAIHSSTVFTALQPELNPILWGITSCLGFLLHYIIPELRKQLPWLCLARPVLRSHEHAQFEVKQPVKIMWFEKIYVCLCFLERNILYPLVFLGALTESSPQIVKKFGSSVGPLIIVVCGLKSLRSSYADPASRYLVIVFAVLFFRRDYAGLSETFLVDYFITSIAFAKIYELLLKLRFVLTYIAPWQVTWGSAFHAFAQPFSVPHSAMLFVQATISAILSTPLNPLLGSAIFICSYVRPLKFWERDYKTRRVDHSNTRMSSHLERNLGADDNNLNSIFYEQLTRSLQHSLYGDLALGRWGNVEQGDCFLLASDYLNCLVHVVQLGNGLVTFQLRGLEFKGTYCQQREVEAISESIEENDNCCCCEMGHFSNVLSMNAAFGQRWLAWEVASAKYVLEGYSISDNSAGSMLQVFDFRKVLVTYYVKSIVFYAIKSTKLKQWLENSDIIEALRPTLEKNFVDLDPVFNMNIDEDFDFRASGITRSSFCNVYLDWIQFCAVKSDKSLERTRDSCLVSLCLALSLLGRRVLGAASHNTVSSVEFFLYGLHALFKGDFRITSIRDEWVLHDVDLLRSVVAKGVRMALKLHQDHFMSPEQYDEPAALFEAIDNHDKNLVISHEADPLWRNAVLSGAPSLLALRHILDDGIDEYKVIMLNKRLLSFRLIKMNRECVRGLWAGQQQELIYLRNRNSERGSIQNAKQALRNIINSSCDQPIGYPIYVSPLTTSYAETNEQLCSIVGGPLSLTVIKSNVLKLWRKVRRRCAQGCSSGGTAVQDDGGFGNDGAYVTAHNINFVGFNQSGHNTSGSQSMESGCQIGGSTGRGSLGRANTGSLSGNRGSLASVGKPTSSTLASLAGLLSNNDIKTESKCETSFSKPEKDEISQRVRIMDPNQVYDAINLGRRIDVIWPDERMRQQGGRTGWQHWVPERGMEGCVVHRWLPNHRDPNRRSHVDKVILLVKIDDKYVPIAEQGVRDLGAEV
- the LOC135162022 gene encoding pecanex-like protein 1 isoform X2 produces the protein MGSQSLQILRQGVWASLTGGWFYDPHLDVFCNTFHLYTWLFLLCLPFTIYLFFPPTFYVWLAYCVSIVTLFGTIKCVNHALHCVYDTSECLEEPGPAVSLKKSESEKQRAARSKCLDRCLDQADLGIELQILNGKTSTPPVECSSRNSYIEQNAVSADADSITSEYNREKPNSTIDLKVEIHRKNSSESSEESQQLKTTVMSVYDEVEWRKRRLQSGGVCRHASADSHCRHSKQGTSKTGFEGSRIKQTSSLELEQQHGEDYPYWKSNQSVRRLGSNSVPMETHLITDYPQSLEQIISKTNKEMDKIKMPTHPQSLEVIAKKLHQQLVHPQSLETIDATSKNASPSDDNNLPLHPQSLETINTKKVLRQNTLKRNQLQLLPYPSYGSEIVHPIAEQSDEQFVNESAGGYSLRDSYSPLLARKTKGESSVPPNRDRSLSAGGFEDRFSRFNGEVAIDDDSANSREALLEEAKPGYKRRFSNASQSSHELSDSERRKDVADGREKKLDDPLNAGSIVGIDWLFENGDCVVEPWASKNYQQKDPDSGSSSTTTLSIDNEVKKTLLPQAPPLESKRHQGAIPKQKRPRSPKVTRLLSAVPSPTSPHAEPRRPLMRQDCIRRERPEPKLEPPNGSNHELSMLLSKSGPRNQRLKEAILKLNTEYQTQAPQPTQDIPGPSRLPVLIPRRNRPRILKSNHRAHRAGPRYGSREDFAPIAALLGLISNGECHLATNHNDTTEGAVHCYRDDNGRWLAYTFDEKGSGVATSVPIPPGPSDKLLNTLLMRHQLGVDHYPQLDGNLELADSLSNSYSSLSLNSAGLTVIIDTPPVLSSPTNNQSKRGLPQTPMESDVLSATHFELSKLTEREIYRLMSDREKRFETFFETLRSHVVENPNPRPTFPSPNRLETDINTGLSWNRFIDGLDGPAEKAKPTRHYYKWKIGRLPHIKVRFDRLSLLALLDRNLSVIETIISTLLAVFVAGLGLRLLQQGFYKDIFAFIFCFVTAGCQYSLLKSVQPDAASPTHGFNRIIVFSRPVYYIIVSSTILVLNEVLKNFKTSDFRVYGVRVADYDVIMQMRNVLMIFLLTFPIIFSLGLFPQINTFLMYICEHLDIHLFGGTATTGLVSSVYCLARSVITVATLYGFAYGALTEPKSSQHILFSIFAGLLVAISYHLSRSSSDPSVIWDIVKTNLWPPEMYLEEMEAKIIENTSRREPPAAIYKETKIRTSGRKKDVKIKVGEQISDSELVDPLPKKLRTTVKARLKNDLIVCTVIGVLSFAIHSSTVFTALQPELNPILWGITSCLGFLLHYIIPELRKQLPWLCLARPVLRSHEHAQFEVKQPVKIMWFEKIYVCLCFLERNILYPLVFLGALTESSPQIVKKFGSSVGPLIIVVCGLKSLRSSYADPASRYLVIVFAVLFFRRDYAGLSETFLVDYFITSIAFAKIYELLLKLRFVLTYIAPWQVTWGSAFHAFAQPFSVPHSAMLFVQATISAILSTPLNPLLGSAIFICSYVRPLKFWERDYKTRRVDHSNTRMSSHLERNLGADDNNLNSIFYEQLTRSLQHSLYGDLALGRWGNVEQGDCFLLASDYLNCLVHVVQLGNGLVTFQLRGLEFKGTYCQQREVEAISESIEENDNCCCCEMGHFSNVLSMNAAFGQRWLAWEVASAKYVLEGYSISDNSAGSMLQVFDFRKVLVTYYVKSIVFYAIKSTKLKQWLENSDIIEALRPTLEKNFVDLDPVFNMNIDEDFDFRASGITRSSFCNVYLDWIQFCAVKSDKSLERTRDSCLVSLCLALSLLGRRVLGAASHNTVSSVEFFLYGLHALFKGDFRITSIRDEWVLHDVDLLRSVVAKGVRMALKLHQDHFMSPEQYDEPAALFEAIDNHDKNLVISHEADPLWRNAVLSGAPSLLALRHILDDGIDEYKVIMLNKRLLSFRLIKMNRECVRGLWAGQQQELIYLRNRNSERGSIQNAKQALRNIINSSCDQPIGYPIYVSPLTTSYAETNEQLCSIVGGPLSLTVIKSNVLKLWRKVRRRCAQGCSSGGTAVQDDGGFGNDGAYVTAHNINFVGFNQSGHNTSGSQSMESGCQIGGSTGRGSLGRANTGSLSGNRGSLASVGKPTSSTLASLAGLLSNNDIKTESKCETSFSKPEKDEISQRVRIMDPNQVYDAINLGRRIDVIWPDERMRQQGGRTGWQHWVPERGMEGCVVHRWLPNHRDPNRRSHVDKVILLVKIDDKYVPIAEQGVRDLGAEV